From Anopheles darlingi chromosome 2, idAnoDarlMG_H_01, whole genome shotgun sequence, the proteins below share one genomic window:
- the LOC125948368 gene encoding nuclear factor related to kappa-B-binding protein isoform X1 — protein sequence MADIFVRKEQTSVARPASDGYAETENSFATSSGSDSEESNTSLLETNSILSEKLILPKDLCHNEAIFNEFFIPSIWDTLPPSAKQYLRTFLPETDHRSTSSKVVNDLLSRRLDRFGLDQIKSLQVNLAKGNFRADIAKLRQTLSKSVIKEQRMLDLQRYLRLARNVLLSREVKLMTEVHNQSHQKIAFCPRNRPNAQFPQSSKRDKFRTIAKKRYLSEIVGISETIGVPLSLSDEEECYEICAAGPVRKNRKIYSASSATNESNMGSLGTSNLNKRCSTYGSSTGVYFNSMDGSSFTTSKLCITDTHYHRLLTQHQKRKITESDNPEMDLEGLKLKDVVTRTQIAAGYRRILPFPKHNGLTEIKREFDDIETRETLWVKSTSMGEKQIRIGHADNKSTKQESKARDGEQQIKAANLKSLSYSLETSKHNEENEPLPPKSEVLKAQIDSYFNDPDLEETIKGVCETPKPSPTMYTNSHSCFFSLVRDLFCSSHAHRLTIDELLQKISDWYNSLIVPRQGWYTMCATITEWQAMLQSAVQFLAGDFHTQLKDFVPYIERKKSLNVLQWIGASRDGDARLEPLCEFWHSLKQHENEKLTDTECTSPISTMVVMAPGTRQSNVGNGQYNEAISLKDNEKWTIDCVQNSLSNSFGEPALSNVEPDGMLQEDDDGSTSERCETPPPPRYPTDWTVRKATDEEIRSFRLQERQRYENPHMAYTYREHSYNSVVGPVKGIYTQVPGMSKARGHSMLVADRPNFVTILTLVRDATARLPNGEGTRADICELLKSSQYISSSATEQILQTIVSGALDRMHTEHDPCVKYDTKRKMWIYLHRNRTEEEFEKLHHQYQGITKHKKTSAKRLLKNDKEVVSPRPKTSNGSLGDPTSNMLSSELSSTNFVITQNIPQSDVLGKSSGILPSVATQITAPSLVYSVMDKIDATDISALPGGASSYLVNHPTSLLKKQHTNVSSTSSLSICDQPNILPMDKAYSSIMDLKLHQTEQNIMSSSVTASCSKDHVPITTASTENITNPTPTIGIMKSNSVNTQNYVPVSTYLPTGELSSTMTPASRTPNSSITQSSLISYALHTKPFTYSMASTKSIDQGNSSPIVSVRQPHSGSICTGSQRQPIFSLVTNGQSAPTIVSQSFATQSKPLQIKLSMTGSATSSSTSGVVTLNDNSNVGKQNTSAVQPSMIISRKFIMNPAPLGTTLSSDSINQNNVALDQSEAIMLDKDTSTIPISKPTPHVIKTSASPVSTITLASGQQSILSPAQQKQILQNLLTQQQKQSIVNWNSCKKTEMSHTISMTNASDATKAFSDGTKNDDEKNNVGGASQLVSQLNTSGKNTSSFMHQQMQKLPRTNSQILKFVSPQILKITPRNLVAFNQIRTSSCPTPTPKNSGGSNSHTVEKSSFESSNCLNTSTVKVTKLNSSNLLATPNTQIITKQAEQANSNANVSTALDVIVSVSSIMPTATMRVLKTGTGTTNLTKSNSTAAASINQSKNCTEARHIMNTYLKKSLTQIPKASVTSGGSSDPFTNVVRKQCILTPLNVESCRVTQPKPSSSNMGHSAHLKMTNNQPKSPVRIDAVYASETPSPGAVTSGVQQYTILPQPNVRGVIPAKPKATSSTLRESSGTIIEHKLNQSMTFASEAECVVEPNKTVANTDGISSSVSTTIGNFNTTGPTKLSQATKIKVISTNPLCSNVTIAHQQQQSHFGRTIKGPKQTISGLTNGVINAKIVGIRNVASSQPNVGSSLSIVNSPGTNFTPIGGTPVNNSKGASDCNYNKSIQGSSLLTTNVNCKIKTEHEVKEHTSLPTGKFDSAVAINSTAGTCQMFHQSHQSNLVKPNDTVEHVCPDTAEVPASISLPTVANNITVTSGSDATTLGKSIVKIRHPTLRDSGSAAKVIDASSKKALVQSQRVILATSTGEIFTQPIILAPGFQTTGPINIKRLKVVPGTNQNKNSTT from the exons ATGGCCGATATTTTTGTCAGAAAGGAGCAAACATCTGTTGCTCGTCCAGCTTCTGATGGATACgcagaaacagaaaattcGTTCGCAACTAGCTCGGGCAGTGATTCTGAGGAAAGCAACACAAGTTTGCTGGAAACAAATTCGATACTTTCGGAGAAATTGATACTGCCGAAGGACCTATGTCATAACGAAGCGATATTTAACGAGTTTTTTATTCCTTCCATATGGGATACTCTTCCACCCTCTGCAAAACAGTACTTAAGGACCTTTTTACCGGAAACAGATCACCGCTCAACCTCTTCGAAAGTAGTTAATGATCTGCTCTCGCGTCGCTTGGATCGATTTGGTTTGGATCAAATCAAAAGTTTGCAGGTCAACCTTGCTAAGGGCAACTTTCGTGCGGACATTGCAAAACTGCGACAAACTCTATCCAAGTCGGTAATAAAGGAGCAGAGAATGCTGGACTTACAGAGGTATTTACGTTTGGCTCGAAATGTACTTCTCTCTCGAGAAGTAAAATTGATGACGGAAGTGCATAACCAGAGCCATCAAAAGATAGCTTTTTGCCCACGAAACCGACCAAACGCCCAATTTCCGCAATCTTCAAAACGAGACAAATTCAGAACAATAGCAAAAAAGAGATATTTGAGTGAAATTGTCGGTATATCCGAAACAATCGGTGTTCCATTAAGCTTATCTGACGAAGAGGAGTGTTACGAAATATGTGCTGCGGGACCGGTAcgtaaaaatcgaaaaatttaTTCAGCATCTTCCGCCACGAATGAGTCGAATATGGGCTCGTTAGGAACTAGTAATTTGAACAAACGATGCAGCACATATGGAAGCAGTACTGGAGTATATTTTAATTCGATGGACGGTTCTTCGTTCACCACTTCAAAATTGTGCATAACAGACACCCATTATCATCGGCTACTAACACAGCAtcaaaagcgaaaaataaCGGAATCAGATAATCCTGAAATGGATTTAGAGGGATTGAAGCTAAAAGATGTGGTAACTCGTACTCAAATAGCAGCTGGATATCGTAGAATATTGCCATTTCCAAAACATAACGGGTTGACCGAAATAAAAAGAGAATTTGATGATATTGAGACTAGAGAAACATTATGGGTGAAAAGCACAAGTATGGGTGAAAAGCAAATAAGAATAGGACATGCTGACAATAAATCAACTAAACAAGAATCCAAAGCTCGCGATGGTGAACAGCAAATCAAAGCAGCAAATTTAAAATCCCTTTCATATTCTTTGGAAACATCCAAACATAATGAAGAAAATGAACCATTGCCACCAAAATCGGAAGTATTAAAAGCACAAATAGATTCATACTTCAATGATCCAGATTTGGAGGAAACTATCAAGGGCGTTTGTGAAACGCCAAAACCAAGTCCTACGATGTATACGAATAGCCactcatgttttttttcgcttgttCGGGATCTTTTCTGTTCTAGCCATGCCCATCGCTTAACAATAGATGAATTACTACAGAAAATTTCTGACTGGTACAATAGTTTGATAGTTCCCCGCCAAGGATGGTACACAATGTGCGCAACCATAACAGAATGGCAGGCGATGTTACAATCGGCGGTACAATTTCTCGCTGGCGACTTTCATACTCAGTTAAAAGATTTTGTCCCGTACATAGAACGTAAAAAGTCGCTGAATGTTCTTCAATGGATAGGAGCGTCACGTGATGGAGACGCTAGGCTTGAACCGCTATGTGAATTTTGGCACAGCCTTAAAcaacatgaaaatgaaaaattgactGACACTGAGTGCACTTCCCCTATTTCCACTATGGTGGTCATGGCACCAGGAACACGCCAAAGCAACGTTGGAAATGGTCAGTACAATGAAGCTATTTCATTGAAAGATAATGAAAAGTGGACAATCGATTGCGTTCAGAACTCATTGTCAAACTCATTCGGCGAACCAGCTTTATCGAATGTGGAACCAGATGGAATGCTTCAAGAAGATGACGATGGATCTACCAGCGAACGCTgtgaaacaccaccaccgcctcgcTATCCTACGGATTGGACGGTCCGCAAGGCTACTGATGAAGAAATACGCTCCTTTCGACTGCAGGAGCGACAACGATACGAAAACCCTCACATGGCATATACCTATCGGGAGCATTCCTATAATAGTGTCGTCGGACCAGTAAAAGGAATCTATACTCAGGTTCCCGGTATGTCGAAAGCTCGTGGTCATAGCATGCTTGTTGCGGATCGTCCGAATTTCGTTACTATTCTGACGTTGGTAAGAGATGCCACTGCTCGTCTTCCGAACGGAGAGGGAACCAGAGCCGATATTTGTGAGCTACTCAAATCATCCCAATACATCTCTTCATCCGCAACTGAACAGATATTGCAAACTATTGTTAGCGGTGCTCTTGATCGAATGCATACTGAGCACGATCCGTGTGTTAAATATGATACGAAACGCAAAATGTGGATCTATTTACACAGAAATCGTACAGAGGAAGAATTTGAGAAACTCCATCATCAATATCAAGGTATCACAAAACATAAGAAAACCTCGGCAAAGAGATTATtaaaaaacgataaagaaGTCGTAAGTCCGAGGCCGAAAACCTCGAACGGTTCATTAGGAGACCCCACGAGTAACATGCTTTCTAGCGAATTAAGTTCTACAAATTTTGTGATAACTCAAAATATCCCACAATCTGATGTCCTAGGAAAATCATCGGGAATTTTACCCTCTGTCGCGACCCAAATTACCGCCCCCTCGCTTGTTTACAGTGTCATGGACAAAATAGATGCAACAGATATCAGTGCGTTGCCTGGGGGAGCTAGTAGTTACTTGGTAAACCATCCTACATcattattaaaaaaacaacatacaaACGTATCATCAACTAGCAGCTTGTCAATATGCGATCAGCCCAATATTCTACCTATGGATAAAGCATATTCGTCCATAATGGATTTAAAACTACACCAAACAGAGCAAAATATAATGTCTTCTAGTGTTACTGCTTCATGTTCTAAAGATCATGTTCCTATAACCACCGCGTCTACTGAAAACATTACGAATCCCACGCCAACTATCGGCataatgaaatcaaattcTGTGAATACCCAAAACTATGTGCCGGTTTCAACATATCTACCGACAGGAGAATTGTCTTCTACAATGACTCCAGCCTCTCGCACACCAAATAGCAGTATCACACAATCTTCTCTGATTTCTTATGCATTGCATACCAAGCCATTTACGTATTCAATGGCTTCAACGAAAAGTATCGATCAAGGAAATTCTAGTCCCATTGTGTCTGTTCGTCAACCACACAGTGGTTCGATCTGCACAGGATCGCAACGACAACCCATCTTTTCCTTAGTTACTAATGGACAGTCAGCTCCTACAATAGTATCGCAATCGTTCGCAACTCAGAGTAAGCCATTACAAATAAAATTATCGATGACCGGTTCAGCAACATCAAGCAGCACATCTGGAGTTGTTACCTTAAATGATAATAGTAACGTCGGCAAGCAAAATACTTCTGCGGTGCAACCATCTATGATAATATCTCGAAAATTTATAATGAATCCTGCACCGTTAGGCACTACTCTGTCCAGTGAttcaattaatcaaaacaATGTTGCATTAGATCAATCGGAGGCAATTATGCTAGATAAAGATACTAGTACAATTCCTATTTCAAAACCCACACCTCATGTTATCAAAACATCAGCTAGCCCTGTTAGTACGATAACGCTGGCTAGTGGGCAACAATCTATATTGTCACCAGCTCAACAAAAGCAAATTTTGCAGAACCTTCTCAcccaacaacagaaacagtcAATTGTCAATTGGAACAGTTGTAAAAAGACGGAGATGTCTCACACAATCAGCATGACCAACGCAAGTGATGCAACGAAGGCATTTAGTGATGGCACAAAGAATGATGacgaaaaaaacaacgtaGGCGGAGCATCGCAACTAGTTAGTCAATTGAACACCTCTGGAAAAAACACGAGCAGCTTCATGCATCAGCAGATGCAAAAACTGCCACGAACAAATTCACAAATACTGAAGTTTGTATCACCTCAGATTCTCAAAATAACGCCTCGAAATTTGGTTGCGTTTAACCAAATACGAACGTCATCATgtccaactccaactccaaaaAATTCCGGTGGGAGCAACAGTCATACTGTTGAAAAATCATCTTTTGAGTCCTCCAATTGTCTGAATACATCTACTGTAAAAGTGACAAAACTTAATTCGTCTAATTTGCTCGCTACCCCTAACACACAAATAATAACTAAACAGGCTGAGCAAGCTAATAGTAATGCAAATGTTTCAACAGCATTGGATGTAATTGTATCCGTTTCTTCAATCATGCCTACTGCAACTATGCGAGTATTAAAGACGGGAACAGGAACGACCAATCTTACGAAGTCAAACagcaccgctgctgcttccataAACCAATCGAAAAATTGTACTGAAGCTCGTCATATAATGAATActtatctaaaaaaaagtttgacgcAAATCCCTAAGGCATCCGTCACATCTGGCGGGAGTTCAGATCCATTTACAAATGTAGTGCGCAAACAGTGCATCTTGACCCCTTTAAATGTGGAGAGCTGCAGGGTTACCCAACCGAAACCTAGCTCATCTAATATGGGGCATTCAGCACATTTGAAAATGACCAACAATCAACCAAAATCTCCTGTTCGCATAGATGCAGTTTATGCAAGTGAAACCCCATCACCTGGTGCAGTAACTAGTGGCGTACAACAGTATACTATACTGCCGCAACCGAATGTTCGAGGCGTAATCCCTGCCAAACCTAAAGCAACGAGTAGCACTTTAAGGGAATCCAGCGGAACTATCATAgaacataaattaaatcaatctATGACTTTTGCTTCTGAAGCTGAATGTG TTGTAGAGCCCAACAAAACCGTTGCAAATACTGATGGTATATCGTCCAGCGTATCCACAACTATTGGCAACTTTAATACAACTGGTCCAACAAAACTAAGCCAAGCAACGAAAATCAAGGTGATCAGTACAAATCCATTGTGCTCAAATGTCACGATcgcacatcaacaacaacaatcgcatTTTGGCCGCACTATCAAAGGACCAAAGCAAACGATATCTGGTTTAACAAACGGAGTGATAAACGCCAAGATTGTAGGTATACGTAACGTCGCCTCAAGCCAACCAAACGTTGGTTCATCGTTAAG CATTGTCAACTCACCTGGTACtaatttcacgccaatcggcGGTACACCGGTGAATAACAGCAAAGGCGCTTCCGACTGTAATTATAATAAAAGTATCCAGGGTTCATCTTTGTTGACGACTAATGTAAATTGCAAAATCAAAACGGAACATGAAGTAAAG GAGCACACATCTCTCCCCACTGGCAAATTTGATTCTGCGGTTGCAATAAACTCTACGGCAGGAACTTGTCAAATGTTTCATCAAAGTCATCAAAGCAATTTAGTAAAACCAAATGATACTGTTGAACATGTTTGTCCGGACACTGCTGAAGTGCCTGCAAGTATCTCGCTTCCAACCGTAGCAAACAATATTACCGTCACTAGTGGTTCAGATGCAACTACATTGGGTAAATCAATCGTTAAAATTCGGCATCCAACATTAAGGGACAGTGGTTCTGCCGCTAAG GTGATTGACGCTTCATCTAAAAAAGCACTCGTACAATCGCAGCGCGTGATACTAGCTACATCTACGGGTGAAATTTTTACTCAACCGATCATTCTTGCTCCCGGATTCCAGACTACTGGGCCAATTAATATAAAAAGGTTAAAAGTTGTACCTGGCACAAATCAGaacaaaaactcaacaacTTAG
- the LOC125948368 gene encoding uncharacterized protein LOC125948368 isoform X4, with product MFHQSHQSNLVKPNDTVEHVCPDTAEVPASISLPTVANNITVTSGSDATTLGKSIVKIRHPTLRDSGSAAKVIDASSKKALVQSQRVILATSTGEIFTQPIILAPGFQTTGPINIKRLKVVPGTNQNKNSTT from the exons ATGTTTCATCAAAGTCATCAAAGCAATTTAGTAAAACCAAATGATACTGTTGAACATGTTTGTCCGGACACTGCTGAAGTGCCTGCAAGTATCTCGCTTCCAACCGTAGCAAACAATATTACCGTCACTAGTGGTTCAGATGCAACTACATTGGGTAAATCAATCGTTAAAATTCGGCATCCAACATTAAGGGACAGTGGTTCTGCCGCTAAG GTGATTGACGCTTCATCTAAAAAAGCACTCGTACAATCGCAGCGCGTGATACTAGCTACATCTACGGGTGAAATTTTTACTCAACCGATCATTCTTGCTCCCGGATTCCAGACTACTGGGCCAATTAATATAAAAAGGTTAAAAGTTGTACCTGGCACAAATCAGaacaaaaactcaacaacTTAG